aatggagatggaaagctgaaatttactctacactccaattttaacaccctctgaaaacgacttgtggatttcaagtcattttagtgCCTTCAacgactgttttgaaaattactggagcctccagtagatttttgaaactttcaaactaagatggagagtcgatttattctaaaaactaatttcaatacgctacgaagttgactgctggtgaattttaagtcgttttggagcctccagcaactttttaaaaggttgtatgacgtttttttggaaaattagaatttcctaaaagtagctggaagcttcaaaaccatttgaaaccatcatgtagtctgcgaagtataTTTCAGCTTGTCCATTTGAtcaattaatgttggggaaatttcaagtttcaaaaatctactggagactcctgtaattttcaaaaaagtcactggaggccctaaaatgacttgaacccacctgaagtcgtcttcagagggtgttaaaattggagtgtagagtaaatttcagctttccatctccatttgatgaaattttgtgaaaatttaaagtttcaaaaatctgctggaggtttcaggaattttcaaaaagtcgctgaaggatccaaaacgacttgaaattcacctgcagtacttcgtagcgtattgaaattagtttttagaataaatttcagctttacaactccaatttgatggaattttgtgagaatatcgagtttcaaaaatctgctggaagctccagaactgctgaaaacgggttgaaaccgtttccaatcgatttggcatgtcgaaaatagaatatatcccaaatttcagctttcttggtcaatttggtagaattttgattttttccctcatttttggcctaaattcgattttcaaaaattcaccaaaaatcgaaaaacgcactttagcacttgaaagtttaacaggtgataaatttttgcatgatctttcgatctacatttgtaaagtttgaaacagttcgtgcaagtctcatattaaaacgcaaaatctgcgatttcggctgacctgtcgatcaaaatggtcgccattttgtaagtaaggccaacttttttttgggcaagtttgctttaaaatgttccttaggatgtcccctttaagaaaaatgttgtcccggaggatcagcgggagggggtgcaattactcctattgtcatatgccggattaTAAAGGAGAAATGTAGATAGATATTACTTTGCATGTTTTCCGATATTTCGGTCGAAACACCGGAACCTATTCGATCTCGAGCTAGGTTATAGATGACTGGAAATCTCTGAACTAGATTAGAGCTATCGGTATGTAGGAAAATTAGAAAGTTAATTCTCGACGTTGGTAATTGATTAATTGATTTctgtaaatagaaaaaaatcgtaatacgAAATCAAAACGTAAATAGTTCAAGTCATCTTTGAACTCACTTGTTCGATAATTTTGCTCATCCATACGGTATATCTCGATATAATTTGTAAATTGAACTTCCAAAACctagaaaaaatgttggaaattgaaacattttcaattgcGGATGAAGACGTTTTTTAGACGAATAAAAATTCGTACCGATGAGCTAACTGACGAATAAATATATCTTCCTGCCAACATCTCAAAAGACAATTCCAAACTTCGCTACTGATTAGCAATTTCCAATCATTATCCGATTCATTTAACCCCACATTTTTACTCGAATGAATTATTCTTTCTAATTTTCCAGCCAATTCTTGGAATCTATAATAttacaaaatattaatttatgaTAAAATCATGGTGTACAGACGGATATGCAGTGTCATACGTCGTCAATTATCTCACCTCATTGTGTAATAAAATGTTAAATTCCAGCACTGAAGGAAATTCTTATAATAGATGGTACTTCTAAGGGTGGTGACTGATTTCAACGAGAGGCACCGTTCTTCAAATTTATCGAGAAATGACAGCGTAATCGTGTAACACTGCATAGAATACAAACTTAATAAATATCTTGAAATAGAATATAGACAAATTCTGCACAATAAGgtaatcactttgaaaaatgaatccgCATTCCCTTGCGAATAAATAGATTTCAAGTTGAACTCCAATCGTTCTTCTAATTCAGGCCAAACACTATGAACCATGAAATCAAATCCTTTGACAGGAACAtctctgcaaaaaaataataatattagaTTCGATCTCAccgaaaattaccatttttcaacaaattactCACTTGGAAACTAGTTGAGTAAGCTGTAGAATATATTTCAAATCAGTATCgataaagttcaaaattttcgaaaacaatcCTTCCAATCCGGATGGCTCGTTTCGAAGAGCTTCTTCGTTAATCATTTTGTAAAAGTAAGGACTAACGATTTCCTTTCGAACTATTTCGTGAGCTAGATTAATTTGATTCAAAGAGAAATATAATCTTAGACAATTGACGAGGccttttttctcatgttttatAGCAACGAGAAAAATATCCTTCAGGTATGCGAGGAATTGTtcgtgtgatttttcaaaatcctgtaAAAAGCTACGATAAGTATGTGTGATGAAATGAACGAGAAAGTGATAGAATCTTGAAACTTACGCGAAGAACATTCCGATTTAAAAATCCATCGCATTGCTTCGAATGAAAATGATATTGATTTATCTCGTTAACTATTCGTTCCAGCGATAGAATATTAGCGTTGTAATCTTCATTATTGGATATTTCTTGTAGCAGTACTTCGATCCTTTCGAGACTAGTTTCGACTTTTATTACACTCTTGATACTTTGCATTTGCTTCCTAATTAGTTTCCTTCGGTTTATGAGATCGGttattttggcgattttttcatCCAGAATGGTTTTGGAACGCTGTAAAATACAACGAGTGAGTAATATGGTTGAAAGTAGCGGAGAAATTACGTACGGAGCTCTAGATTCACTACCGTTATTTCATCTTTGATAGTTGTTACAGGTATTTCTACTCCGACGATGCTCTGATTAAGCGATACTAGATTGGCAGATAGATCGACGAAATCAGCGTAATCTCTATTGATCAATTCTATCGTAGACGAACGCAGATTCTTCAGAAATACTCCCAGATCGTCTCTTAGTGTTTCCAAGTTGGCTTTTCTACGATGCTTTGTTAGAAACTCGTCCACTGAGAAGTTTTCCTGTGAGGAGTACAGAGCAACGGTCAGTAAGGACGAAATATATCGATATGATCTATTTTATGATAGATTTACCtgcataaataatttttcatcgaaacatAGATTATTACGTCTGAAATCCATGTTCTTGGGGTAACACCGATAGCACCTTGCAGTTGGAATGAATCAGTCAACGTAATGACATAATTATAGCTTTTTTTACTCCAATATTGACGAGTTTCCTCGAAtgaaattcgtaaatttatttcattgataacttgataagaaatttaaatttatccaCGCGGCATTTGAGAAAACGTATCCAGGATATTTTTACGTAAATTTCGACGAATTTATCTTCCGATAGCGCTTCTGTGGCGTCTGCGTTCAACTACGTTGATTTTGTTTCAACCTGTTTCAGAATTGTCGTACTTGGTGGCGATTAATTTCATTGATTGTGATAGGAAATCAAAACTCGAATAATTTGTGTTTTCAAGCAATAATAGAGTGATTAACgagtaattatttcaaataataagATTCCAACTAGACCGCTGTTTTCGTACAACGATTCCCGAAGAAATCCCCATTCTGTGGATGAATTTTCTACCTCAGACCTCAGGAATTCCTTTCTGACCATCGAGTGAGTGCATTCTTCTAATAAGTCTTCTAATTCAATCGGGAAATcgtcgatcatttttcaacatcgtGATTTTTTCCTCTATTTCAGAACTGGATATGTTGACTGTGAATTTCTAAATTTACTTTCTCGAACGACTGAGCTACAGGGCATGCCCTTGATTGACTTTTCTTCTACGATTCATTAACCCTCGTTAACTTTGCAATCATGGAAGAATCCACTGACGAGTCATTTCTTCGATGGAGAGTGAGCCTCgaagaaggagaagaaaataCGAGCATGGATTCGGAAGAATCCGCTTCTG
This region of Planococcus citri chromosome 5, ihPlaCitr1.1, whole genome shotgun sequence genomic DNA includes:
- the Cog2 gene encoding conserved oligomeric Golgi complex subunit 2, with protein sequence MDFRRNNLCFDEKLFMQENFSVDEFLTKHRRKANLETLRDDLGVFLKNLRSSTIELINRDYADFVDLSANLVSLNQSIVGVEIPVTTIKDEITRSKTILDEKIAKITDLINRRKLIRKQMQSIKSVIKVETSLERIEVLLQEISNNEDYNANILSLERIVNEINQYHFHSKQCDGFLNRNVLRDFEKSHEQFLAYLKDIFLVAIKHEKKGLVNCLRLYFSLNQINLAHEIVRKEIVSPYFYKMINEEALRNEPSGLEGLFSKILNFIDTDLKYILQLTQLVSKDVPVKGFDFMVHSVWPELEERLEFNLKSIYSQGNADSFFKCYTITLSFLDKFEERCLSLKSVTTLRSTIYYKNFLQCWNLTFYYTMRFQELAGKLERIIHSSKNVGLNESDNDWKLLISSEVWNCLLRCWQEDIFIRQLAHRFWKFNLQIISRYTVWMSKIIEQKSINQLPTSRINFLIFLHTDSSNLVQRFPVIYNLARDRIGSGVSTEISENMQKCLEENKQNILLVQNTIEKKIIDIISEKNASVMRQVSEIPRLYRRTNRNTPTQPCSYVASLLAPVYELQKVHGEYVTRWFPPILSTVTAMYHEQVFEVLTSVQRTEESLRKFKKIRDPSNMDSKQNTDDDKIRLQLQIDIQHYSDAVNNLVTGAEINKMNELNDILKSLKRN